A single region of the Mycobacterium lentiflavum genome encodes:
- a CDS encoding YcnI family copper-binding membrane protein — protein sequence MPFRDRWMLRALFVCCTAAALFVGSGSATAWAHVHASADNAVRGAMAIVTFQVPNESDKGAATTALSVALPNVASVRTEAMPGWTAKLDRDTASGVVKSVTWTAAPGGGIGVDQFALFRISVKLPDTDTVDFPATQTYADGTIVKWDQQPLAGGGEPEHPVPTLTLGAGSGAPHEHHHSGTPTDHGGGSLSGDNIARVLGGAALVVAALGIALVLVRRPRT from the coding sequence ATGCCATTCCGCGACAGGTGGATGTTGCGCGCCCTTTTTGTCTGCTGCACTGCCGCCGCGCTTTTCGTCGGCTCCGGGAGCGCCACCGCGTGGGCGCACGTCCATGCCAGCGCCGACAACGCGGTCCGGGGCGCCATGGCGATCGTGACCTTTCAGGTACCCAACGAATCCGACAAGGGCGCCGCGACCACGGCGCTGAGCGTCGCGCTTCCCAACGTCGCATCCGTGCGCACCGAAGCCATGCCCGGCTGGACGGCCAAGCTCGACCGTGACACGGCATCCGGCGTCGTGAAATCGGTGACCTGGACGGCGGCGCCGGGCGGCGGGATCGGCGTCGACCAGTTCGCGCTGTTCCGGATCTCGGTGAAACTGCCCGACACCGATACCGTCGACTTCCCGGCCACCCAGACCTACGCCGACGGGACGATCGTCAAATGGGATCAGCAACCGCTGGCCGGTGGCGGTGAGCCCGAGCATCCGGTGCCCACGCTGACCCTGGGTGCCGGGTCGGGCGCCCCGCATGAGCACCACCATTCGGGAACGCCCACCGATCACGGCGGCGGCTCGCTGTCGGGGGACAACATCGCGCGGGTGTTGGGCGGGGCCGCCCTGGTCGTGGCCGCGCTGGGCATCGCCCTGGTGCTGGTCCGCCGCCCCAGGACATGA
- a CDS encoding copper resistance CopC family protein produces the protein MRRQALVAWVGLLLAALLSTATLTAPVASAHATRVSADPADDAVLATGPSRVSATFNERLQTTFAAMTVVGPDGNVWSTGNTTVQGAIVGIALRPLGPTGTYTVNYRVTSADGHVVSGSWSFRLTVAGTGTPGPPAATSDAGHSVPVWPFVAVAVAIVGAGLLLTLRRKP, from the coding sequence ATGAGGCGGCAGGCCCTCGTCGCCTGGGTGGGCCTGCTGCTCGCCGCCTTGCTGTCTACCGCGACGCTGACCGCACCGGTTGCGTCGGCACACGCCACCCGGGTGTCCGCCGACCCCGCCGACGATGCGGTTCTCGCGACCGGTCCGAGCCGGGTGAGTGCCACCTTCAACGAGCGGTTGCAGACCACGTTCGCGGCCATGACCGTCGTCGGACCGGACGGCAATGTTTGGTCCACCGGAAACACCACGGTGCAGGGCGCGATCGTCGGCATCGCGCTGCGTCCCCTCGGACCGACGGGCACCTACACGGTCAACTACCGGGTGACGTCCGCCGATGGACACGTGGTGTCCGGGTCGTGGTCGTTCCGGCTGACGGTGGCCGGTACCGGCACGCCGGGACCCCCGGCCGCAACCAGCGACGCCGGCCACAGCGTCCCCGTCTGGCCGTTCGTCGCGGTGGCCGTGGCGATCGTCGGTGCGGGTCTGTTGCTGACCCTGCGCCGCAAGCCCTGA
- a CDS encoding Rv3852 family protein: MADPEDRPNSEANGAATPPEKTPPAKAANKAPAKKAPAKKAPAKKAVAKKAPAKKAPAKKAPAKSPAPTPPKPPAAHQDPHPGNEPNGEIAAAAKDIAAQAKSTVDGANNPVSANIPQSVPGSSTLPLVVAVALSLLAILLIRQLRRR, encoded by the coding sequence ATGGCAGACCCTGAAGACCGACCCAACAGCGAGGCCAACGGCGCAGCGACGCCGCCGGAGAAGACGCCCCCCGCCAAGGCCGCCAACAAGGCACCCGCGAAGAAAGCACCGGCCAAGAAAGCGCCCGCGAAAAAGGCCGTCGCAAAGAAGGCTCCGGCCAAAAAGGCACCCGCGAAAAAGGCGCCCGCCAAGAGCCCCGCACCCACGCCCCCGAAACCGCCAGCGGCGCACCAGGATCCACACCCCGGGAACGAGCCCAATGGTGAAATTGCTGCTGCGGCCAAAGATATTGCCGCACAGGCGAAGTCCACTGTGGACGGCGCCAACAACCCGGTATCGGCGAACATTCCACAGTCGGTGCCCGGCTCGTCGACGTTGCCACTCGTGGTCGCCGTCGCGCTGAGCCTGCTCGCGATCCTGTTGATCCGGCAGCTGCGGCGCCGCTGA
- the rraA gene encoding ribonuclease E activity regulator RraA, which produces MSVSFQATADLVDRIGSDVRSCDLQFRQFGGRTEFAGPIRTVRCFEDNALLKSVLSKPGAGGVLVIDGAGSLHSALVGDLIAELARSNGWAGLIINGAVRDAAALRGIDIGIKALGTNPRKSAKSGVGERDVEVSLGGVTFVPGEIAYSDDDGIVVVSP; this is translated from the coding sequence ATGAGCGTGTCCTTCCAGGCGACGGCCGACCTCGTCGACCGAATCGGATCCGACGTACGCAGCTGTGATCTTCAGTTCCGCCAGTTCGGCGGCCGCACCGAATTCGCCGGACCGATCCGCACCGTGCGCTGCTTCGAGGACAACGCGCTACTGAAATCCGTACTGTCAAAACCGGGTGCGGGCGGGGTGCTGGTGATCGACGGCGCCGGATCGCTGCACAGCGCGCTGGTCGGAGACTTGATCGCCGAACTCGCCCGCTCCAACGGCTGGGCGGGGCTGATCATCAACGGCGCGGTGCGCGACGCCGCCGCATTGCGCGGCATCGACATCGGCATCAAGGCGCTTGGCACCAACCCGCGCAAGAGCGCCAAGAGCGGCGTCGGCGAGCGCGACGTCGAGGTCAGCCTCGGTGGTGTGACGTTTGTGCCTGGCGAGATCGCCTACAGCGACGACGACGGCATCGTCGTCGTTAGCCCCTAA
- a CDS encoding flavin-containing monooxygenase, with product MTEHLDVVIVGAGISGVSAAWHLQDRCPTKSYAILERRDDLGGTWDLFKYPGIRSDSDMFTLGFRFKPWRSAKSIAEGADIKAYIKEAAVENGIDRHIRYRHRVVTADWSDADNQWTLTVESDGKQHEITCSFLLACTGYYNYDEGYSPTFPGAEDFGGTIVHPQHWPEDLDYAGKKIVVIGSGATAITLIPALVNSGSGHVTMLQRSPTYIGSLPGVDPFAVRANRLLPERWAHVANRWKAIIFSTFQYQLARKRPAYMRNLLMTMAQRRLPKGYDVEKHFGPSYNVWDQRLCLAPDGDFFRAIRHGKADVVTDTIDRFTKDGIKLTSGAELQADIIVTATGLNMQLLGGVQPTRNGEAFDLTSLMTYKGLMFSGVPNFAITFGYTNASWTLKADLVSEFVCRLLNYMDANGFDNVEPQHPGKDVDELPFMDFSPGYLLRSVHLLPKSGSREPWRLKQNYLLDMRTIRRGKVADEGLRFAKKRARVAV from the coding sequence ATGACTGAGCACCTGGACGTCGTCATCGTCGGCGCCGGCATCTCCGGCGTGAGCGCGGCCTGGCATCTGCAGGACCGCTGCCCGACCAAGAGCTATGCCATCCTGGAGCGCCGCGACGATCTCGGCGGCACCTGGGACCTGTTCAAATATCCGGGCATCCGGTCCGACTCGGACATGTTCACGCTCGGATTCCGGTTCAAGCCGTGGCGCTCGGCGAAGTCGATCGCCGAGGGCGCCGACATCAAGGCCTACATCAAGGAAGCCGCGGTCGAGAACGGCATCGATCGGCATATCCGCTACCGCCACCGGGTGGTGACCGCCGATTGGTCGGACGCCGACAACCAGTGGACCCTGACCGTCGAGAGCGACGGCAAACAGCACGAGATCACCTGCTCGTTCTTGTTGGCCTGCACCGGTTACTACAACTACGACGAGGGATACTCGCCGACGTTCCCGGGCGCCGAAGACTTCGGCGGCACCATCGTCCATCCGCAGCACTGGCCCGAGGACCTCGACTACGCGGGCAAGAAGATCGTCGTGATCGGCTCCGGCGCGACCGCGATCACGCTGATCCCGGCCCTGGTGAATTCCGGCTCCGGCCATGTGACGATGCTGCAGCGCTCGCCGACCTACATCGGCTCGCTGCCCGGGGTCGACCCCTTCGCGGTGCGGGCCAACCGGCTGCTGCCGGAGCGCTGGGCGCACGTCGCAAATCGCTGGAAAGCCATCATCTTCAGCACCTTTCAGTACCAGCTGGCCCGTAAACGCCCCGCCTACATGCGCAATCTGCTGATGACGATGGCGCAGCGGCGCCTGCCGAAGGGCTACGACGTCGAGAAGCACTTCGGACCGAGCTACAACGTGTGGGACCAGCGGCTGTGCCTGGCTCCGGACGGCGATTTCTTCCGGGCCATCAGGCACGGCAAGGCCGACGTCGTGACCGACACCATCGACCGGTTCACCAAAGACGGAATCAAGCTCACTTCCGGGGCGGAACTGCAGGCCGACATCATCGTCACCGCAACGGGTTTGAACATGCAATTACTCGGCGGAGTGCAGCCCACCCGCAACGGCGAGGCCTTCGACCTGACGTCGTTGATGACCTACAAGGGCCTGATGTTCTCCGGCGTGCCGAACTTCGCCATCACCTTCGGCTACACGAACGCGTCCTGGACGCTGAAGGCCGACCTGGTCTCCGAATTCGTCTGCCGCTTGCTGAACTACATGGACGCCAACGGCTTTGACAACGTAGAGCCGCAGCATCCGGGCAAGGACGTGGACGAACTGCCGTTCATGGACTTCAGCCCCGGCTACCTCCTGCGGTCGGTGCACTTGCTGCCCAAGTCGGGATCGCGCGAGCCGTGGCGGCTCAAACAGAACTATCTGCTCGACATGCGTACGATCCGCCGCGGCAAGGTCGCCGACGAGGGCCTGCGATTCGCGAAAAAGCGCGCGCGAGTAGCGGTTTAG
- a CDS encoding TetR/AcrR family transcriptional regulator has protein sequence MTTAGQTRALRGRRSMRPSGDDREQAILATAERLLEERSLADISVDDLAKGAGISRPTFYFYFKSKEAVLLSLLEPVIARADSEFDGAVMRLPADPRRVWRNGIKAFFTEFSTHRAVARTATEALATSAELRTVWSGFMQKWIDQTAAMITAERERGAAPDTIPAADLATSLNQMNERTMMAALSAETPAVEAERVVDTLTHIWVSAIYGESG, from the coding sequence GTGACCACTGCCGGCCAGACTCGCGCCCTGCGCGGCCGCCGCTCGATGCGTCCTTCGGGTGACGACCGTGAGCAGGCAATCCTCGCGACCGCCGAGCGGCTGCTCGAAGAGCGTTCGCTGGCCGACATTTCGGTCGATGACCTGGCCAAAGGCGCCGGCATCTCGCGTCCGACCTTCTACTTCTATTTCAAGTCGAAGGAAGCCGTGCTGCTGTCGCTGCTCGAGCCGGTGATCGCGCGAGCCGATTCCGAGTTCGACGGTGCGGTGATGCGGCTTCCGGCCGACCCGCGCCGGGTGTGGCGCAACGGCATCAAAGCGTTCTTCACGGAATTCAGCACGCATCGTGCCGTCGCCCGGACTGCCACCGAGGCACTGGCCACCAGCGCGGAGCTGCGGACTGTGTGGTCGGGGTTCATGCAGAAATGGATCGACCAAACGGCGGCGATGATCACCGCCGAGCGCGAACGCGGCGCCGCGCCGGACACCATCCCGGCCGCGGACCTGGCGACCTCGCTGAATCAGATGAACGAGCGCACCATGATGGCCGCCTTGTCCGCCGAAACACCCGCGGTGGAAGCCGAGCGCGTAGTAGACACCCTCACCCACATCTGGGTCAGCGCCATCTACGGCGAATCCGGCTAG
- the dinB gene encoding DNA polymerase IV, whose translation MRCDASILHADLDSFYASVEQRDDPTLRGRPVIVGGGVVLAASYEAKAYGVRTAMGGRQAMRLCPDVVVVPPRMSAYSRASEAVFEVFRDVTPVVEPLSVDEAFLDVGGLRRVSGTPVEIAERLRIDVRDRVGLPITVGIARTKFLAKVASQEAKPDGLLLVAPDRELAFLRPLPVRRLWGVGAVTADKLNGYGITTVADVAELSESTLAALLGGAMGRQLYALSRNLDRRRVDTGVRRQSVGAQRALGRAGNRMSPHEVDAVVVNLIDRITARMRAAGRTGRTVVLRLRFDDFTRATRSHTLPWATSSTQPILAAGRQLVASAAPTIAQRGLTLIGFAVSGIDRSGAQQLMLPFEQDSHAVDAAVDQVRDRFGKSALTRGVLIGRDTGIEVPRLPD comes from the coding sequence GTGCGGTGTGACGCGTCCATCCTGCACGCGGACCTGGACTCCTTCTACGCGTCGGTAGAACAGCGTGACGACCCGACGCTGCGCGGTCGCCCGGTGATTGTGGGCGGCGGCGTCGTGCTGGCCGCCAGCTACGAGGCCAAGGCGTACGGGGTGCGCACCGCGATGGGCGGCCGCCAGGCCATGCGCCTGTGTCCCGACGTCGTCGTGGTGCCGCCGCGCATGTCGGCCTATTCGCGGGCCAGCGAAGCCGTATTCGAGGTGTTCCGCGACGTGACACCCGTCGTCGAGCCGCTGTCGGTGGACGAGGCGTTCCTCGACGTCGGCGGCCTGCGCCGGGTCTCGGGCACGCCGGTCGAGATCGCGGAACGGCTGCGGATCGACGTGCGGGACCGGGTCGGCCTGCCCATCACCGTGGGCATTGCCCGCACCAAATTCCTGGCCAAGGTCGCCAGCCAGGAGGCCAAGCCGGATGGGCTGCTGCTGGTCGCGCCCGATCGGGAACTGGCGTTCCTGCGGCCATTGCCGGTGCGCCGATTGTGGGGCGTGGGCGCGGTGACCGCGGACAAGTTGAACGGCTACGGCATCACGACGGTGGCCGATGTTGCCGAGCTCAGCGAGTCGACACTGGCCGCACTGCTCGGCGGTGCGATGGGCCGCCAACTGTATGCGCTATCGCGCAATCTCGACCGGCGCCGGGTCGACACCGGCGTGCGACGCCAGTCCGTCGGCGCCCAGCGGGCGTTGGGCCGCGCTGGAAATCGCATGTCGCCCCACGAGGTCGACGCGGTTGTGGTCAACCTGATCGACCGCATCACGGCCCGGATGCGCGCCGCCGGGCGCACGGGTCGCACCGTGGTGCTGCGGTTGCGGTTCGACGACTTCACCCGGGCGACCCGGTCCCACACCCTGCCGTGGGCGACGTCGTCGACGCAGCCAATCCTGGCCGCCGGCCGCCAGCTGGTCGCCTCGGCCGCACCCACGATCGCCCAACGCGGCTTGACGCTGATCGGTTTCGCGGTGTCGGGCATCGATCGCAGTGGGGCCCAGCAGTTGATGCTGCCGTTTGAACAGGATTCACACGCGGTCGACGCCGCGGTCGACCAGGTCCGCGACCGCTTCGGCAAATCCGCTCTCACGCGCGGGGTGTTGATCGGGCGCGATACGGGTATAGAAGTGCCGCGACTACCCGATTGA
- a CDS encoding YoaK family protein, with product MSPDNARDSGLPREGLLLGYSAVLALSAGFVNAVALLILALPVGNLTAITTQLGMNTANPWLYEGHVLAAILFGFLAGATMAGAVLAPTDALAGPRHAVVLFAEAALLVLAAAGVEETLFKAQIESLGVELTAVQAMFAATALGLQNAMTSSFRGMPIRTTHFTGTVTDLGLMLGRAREDGIKKWKAAILVTTLLLFLGGGIAGIVFGSQLGGYSLLFPAATCAIVAGANVLHGRNTDAEPVLADAEPARV from the coding sequence GTGTCGCCGGACAACGCCCGCGACAGTGGCCTGCCTCGCGAAGGTCTACTGCTCGGCTACAGCGCGGTACTCGCGTTGTCGGCGGGCTTCGTCAACGCGGTCGCCCTCCTGATATTGGCGTTGCCGGTCGGCAACCTCACCGCGATCACCACCCAACTGGGCATGAACACGGCCAATCCCTGGCTCTACGAAGGTCACGTGCTGGCCGCGATCCTGTTCGGTTTCCTGGCGGGCGCGACGATGGCCGGGGCGGTACTCGCGCCCACCGACGCCCTGGCCGGACCGCGCCACGCCGTGGTGTTGTTCGCCGAGGCGGCACTGCTCGTGCTGGCCGCCGCGGGCGTGGAAGAAACTCTCTTCAAGGCGCAGATCGAATCGCTCGGAGTCGAACTGACCGCGGTCCAGGCGATGTTCGCCGCCACTGCGCTCGGGCTGCAAAATGCGATGACCTCCAGCTTCCGCGGGATGCCGATTCGCACGACGCACTTCACCGGGACCGTGACCGACCTCGGGCTGATGCTCGGCCGCGCCCGGGAGGACGGAATCAAGAAGTGGAAGGCCGCGATCCTGGTGACCACGCTGTTGCTGTTCCTCGGCGGCGGCATCGCCGGGATCGTGTTCGGCTCGCAGCTGGGGGGATACTCTCTACTCTTTCCGGCTGCCACCTGCGCGATCGTGGCCGGTGCAAATGTGCTGCACGGCCGCAACACCGACGCGGAGCCGGTTCTCGCCGACGCCGAGCCCGCACGGGTCTAG
- a CDS encoding PHP domain-containing protein — MDPVVALRQIAYYKDRSRQDPKRVMAYRNAADIVEALDDAERERHGQAGSWQTLPGIGPKTAKVIAQAWAGREPDALVELRAEATDLGGGEVRSALRGDLHLHSNWSDGSAPIEEMMATAAALGHEYCALTDHSPRLTIANGLSPERLRKQLDVIDGLRDTFAPMRILTGIEVDILEDGTLDQQPELLERLDVVVASVHSKLSMDSAAMTRRMVRAVSDGHADVLGHCTGRLVSGNRGIRPESKFDAEKVFTACRDHGTAVEINSRPERRDPPTRLLNLALEIGCVFSIDTDAHAPGQLDFLGYGAQRALDAGVPVDRIVNTWPVDKLLAWSRS, encoded by the coding sequence ATGGACCCGGTAGTCGCTCTTCGGCAGATCGCCTACTACAAGGACCGCAGCCGCCAGGACCCCAAACGCGTGATGGCGTATCGCAACGCCGCCGACATCGTCGAGGCGCTCGACGACGCCGAGCGCGAACGACATGGGCAGGCCGGCAGCTGGCAGACGTTGCCGGGCATCGGACCCAAGACCGCAAAGGTCATCGCCCAGGCCTGGGCCGGCCGGGAACCCGACGCACTGGTCGAATTGCGAGCTGAGGCAACAGATCTCGGCGGCGGCGAGGTACGCAGCGCGCTGCGCGGAGATTTGCATCTGCACTCGAATTGGTCGGACGGATCGGCGCCGATCGAGGAGATGATGGCCACCGCGGCGGCGCTGGGGCATGAATACTGCGCGTTGACCGATCACTCGCCGCGGCTGACGATCGCCAACGGCCTGTCGCCGGAGCGGTTGCGCAAACAGCTCGACGTGATCGACGGGCTGCGGGACACGTTCGCGCCGATGCGCATCCTCACCGGTATCGAGGTCGACATCCTCGAGGACGGGACCCTGGATCAGCAGCCCGAGCTGTTGGAACGCCTCGACGTCGTCGTGGCCAGCGTGCACTCCAAGTTGTCGATGGACAGCGCGGCCATGACGCGCCGGATGGTGCGCGCCGTCTCGGACGGGCACGCCGATGTGCTGGGCCATTGCACGGGGCGCCTGGTTTCCGGCAATCGGGGCATCAGGCCGGAATCGAAGTTCGACGCCGAGAAGGTCTTCACCGCCTGTCGCGACCACGGCACCGCGGTGGAGATCAACTCCCGCCCGGAACGCCGCGACCCGCCGACCAGGCTGCTGAACCTGGCGCTGGAAATCGGCTGCGTGTTCAGCATCGACACCGATGCGCACGCCCCCGGGCAACTGGACTTCCTGGGGTACGGCGCCCAACGCGCCCTCGACGCCGGTGTCCCGGTCGACCGGATCGTGAACACCTGGCCGGTCGACAAGCTGCTGGCGTGGAGTCGGTCCTAA
- a CDS encoding LLM class F420-dependent oxidoreductase, producing the protein MRFAFKTSPQNTTWAGMLAVWQAADDIDVFESGWTFDHFYPIFSDSAGPCLEGWTTLTALAQATRRLRLGTLVTGIHYRHPAVLANMAAALDVISDGRLELGIGAGWNEEESGAYGIELGSIRERFDRFEEACQVLIGLLSEETFNFDGKYYQLKDARNEPKGPQRPHPPICIGGSGEKRTLPLTARYAQHWNFAGGTPEEFARKRDVLAARCADIGRDPKEITMSAHVRLGEDLNYGQVIETAAGLAAEGLDLGIVYLPPPHDPAVLEPLAETIRDSGLLSTK; encoded by the coding sequence ATGCGATTCGCGTTCAAAACCTCACCACAAAACACCACCTGGGCCGGCATGCTCGCCGTCTGGCAGGCCGCCGACGATATCGACGTCTTCGAGTCCGGGTGGACCTTCGACCACTTCTACCCGATCTTTTCCGACAGCGCCGGCCCGTGCCTGGAGGGCTGGACCACGCTGACCGCGCTGGCGCAGGCCACCCGGCGGCTGCGGCTGGGCACCCTGGTCACCGGCATCCACTACCGCCACCCCGCGGTCCTGGCGAACATGGCCGCCGCCCTCGACGTGATCTCCGACGGCCGGCTCGAACTCGGGATCGGCGCCGGCTGGAACGAGGAGGAGTCCGGCGCCTACGGCATCGAACTCGGCAGCATCAGGGAACGGTTCGACCGGTTCGAGGAAGCCTGTCAGGTGCTGATCGGCCTGCTCAGCGAGGAGACCTTCAACTTCGACGGTAAGTATTACCAGCTCAAGGATGCGCGCAACGAACCCAAGGGCCCGCAGCGCCCACACCCGCCCATCTGCATCGGTGGCAGCGGCGAGAAGCGCACGCTGCCGCTGACCGCGCGCTATGCCCAACACTGGAACTTCGCCGGCGGCACGCCCGAGGAGTTCGCGCGCAAGCGCGACGTGCTGGCGGCGCGCTGCGCGGACATCGGGCGCGACCCGAAGGAAATCACCATGTCGGCGCATGTGCGCCTCGGCGAGGACCTCAACTACGGACAGGTCATCGAAACCGCCGCCGGGCTGGCGGCCGAGGGACTCGACCTGGGAATCGTCTACCTACCACCGCCGCACGACCCGGCCGTCCTGGAACCGTTGGCCGAGACGATCCGGGATTCGGGGCTGTTGTCGACGAAGTGA
- a CDS encoding glutamate synthase subunit beta, whose protein sequence is MADPTGFLKYTHRELPQRRPVPLRLKDWNEVYQEFNDDTLREQATRCMDCGIPFCHNGCPLGNLIPEWNDLVRRGRWRDAIERLHATNNFPDFTGRLCPAPCEPACVLGINQDPVTIKQIELEIIDHAFDKGFVEPKPPTKLTGKTVAVIGSGPAGLAAAQQLTRAGHSVTVFERADRIGGLLRYGIPEFKMEKRVLDRRLDQMRAEGTEFRAGVNVGVDITAQQLLADFDAVVLAGGATAWRDLPIPGRELDGIHQAMEYLPWGNRVQEGDDVLGPDGQPPITAKGKKVVIIGGGDTGADCLGTAHRQGAASVHQFEIMPRPPEARAESTPWPTYPLMYRVSSAHEEGGERVFSVNTEEFVGQDGHVSALKVHEVQMQDGKFVKVEGSDFELEADVVFLAMGFVGPEKAGLLTDLDVKFTERGNVARGADYETSVPGVYVAGDMGRGQSLIVWAIAEGRAAAAGVDRYLMGSTALPAPIKPTAVPLQ, encoded by the coding sequence ATGGCTGATCCAACTGGCTTCCTGAAATACACACATCGGGAGCTGCCGCAACGCCGGCCTGTCCCGCTGCGGTTGAAGGACTGGAACGAGGTCTACCAGGAATTCAACGACGACACCCTGCGCGAACAGGCGACTCGTTGCATGGACTGCGGTATTCCCTTCTGCCACAACGGTTGTCCGCTGGGCAACCTGATTCCGGAGTGGAATGACCTGGTACGCCGCGGCCGGTGGCGCGACGCGATCGAGCGGCTGCACGCCACCAACAACTTCCCCGACTTCACCGGCCGGCTGTGTCCGGCACCGTGCGAGCCGGCATGTGTGCTGGGCATCAACCAGGACCCGGTCACGATCAAACAGATCGAACTGGAGATCATCGACCACGCCTTCGACAAGGGCTTTGTCGAGCCGAAGCCGCCGACCAAGCTGACCGGCAAGACGGTTGCCGTAATCGGTTCGGGCCCGGCGGGTTTGGCCGCCGCCCAGCAGCTCACCCGCGCGGGACACAGCGTCACCGTCTTCGAGCGGGCCGACCGCATCGGCGGATTGCTGCGCTACGGCATTCCGGAATTCAAGATGGAAAAGCGCGTCCTCGACCGGCGGCTGGACCAGATGCGGGCCGAGGGAACCGAATTCCGGGCCGGCGTCAATGTCGGAGTCGACATCACCGCGCAGCAGCTGCTCGCCGACTTCGACGCGGTGGTGTTGGCCGGCGGTGCCACCGCCTGGCGGGACCTGCCGATCCCAGGGCGTGAATTAGACGGCATCCACCAGGCAATGGAGTACCTGCCGTGGGGTAACCGCGTGCAAGAGGGCGACGACGTGCTGGGCCCCGACGGGCAGCCACCGATCACCGCCAAAGGCAAGAAGGTCGTCATCATCGGCGGCGGCGACACCGGCGCCGACTGCCTGGGCACTGCGCACCGGCAGGGCGCGGCCAGCGTGCACCAGTTCGAGATCATGCCGCGGCCACCCGAGGCGCGCGCCGAGTCCACGCCGTGGCCGACCTATCCGCTGATGTATCGGGTCTCGTCGGCCCACGAAGAGGGCGGCGAGCGGGTTTTCTCGGTCAACACCGAGGAGTTCGTCGGCCAGGACGGGCACGTGAGCGCGCTCAAGGTCCACGAAGTGCAGATGCAGGACGGCAAGTTCGTCAAGGTCGAGGGATCGGATTTCGAACTCGAGGCGGACGTCGTGTTCCTGGCGATGGGCTTCGTCGGTCCGGAGAAGGCGGGTCTGCTCACCGACCTCGACGTGAAGTTCACCGAGCGCGGCAACGTCGCGCGCGGCGCCGATTACGAGACCTCGGTGCCCGGCGTCTACGTTGCCGGAGACATGGGCCGGGGCCAGTCGCTGATCGTCTGGGCGATCGCCGAAGGCAGGGCCGCGGCGGCGGGTGTGGACCGGTATTTGATGGGGTCAACCGCCCTTCCGGCGCCGATCAAGCCGACGGCCGTACCGCTTCAATAG